Below is a genomic region from Microbacterium sp. KUDC0406.
CCAGCGGGTGGGGTGGTACGTCCAGGTGACCTCCAGGCCGCTCGCGGTCTGGTCGTCGCCCTTGCCGGTGCCGAAGGAGTTCTTCCAGCCCAGGCCCATCTGCTCCATCGGGGCGTCCTCGGGCGAAGGGCCGACGAGGTCGGCGCCGCCCGCCCCATGGGTCTTGCCGAAGGTGTGGCCACCGGCGATCAGCGCGACGGTCTCCTCGTCGTTCATCGCCATGCGGGCGAAGGTCTCGCGGATGTCGCTCGCCAGCTCGATCGGGTCGGGGTTGCCGCCGATGCCCTCGGGGTTGACGTAGATGAGACCCATCTGCACCGCCGCGAGCGGGTTCTCCAGGTCACGCTTCTCACCCGGGGTGTAGCGCTTGTCGTCACCGAGCCAGGTGTTCTCCGAGCCCCAGTACACGTCGTCGTCCGGCTCCCAGGCATCCACCCGGCCACCGGCGAAGCCGAAGGTCTTGAAGCCCATCTGCTCCATCGCGACGTTGCCCGCGAAGATCATCAGGTCGGCCCAGGAGACCTTGTCGCCCCACTTCTTCTTGACCGGCCAGAGGATGCGCCGGGGCTTGTCGAGGCCGGCGTTGTCGGGCCAGCTGTTCAACGGCGCGAAGCGCTGCTGCCCGGAGTTGCCACCGCCGCGGCCGTCGGTGACACGGTACGTGCCCGCACTGTGCCAGGCCATGCGCACCATCGCGGGGCCGTAGTTGCCGAAGTCGGCGGGCCAGAAGTCCTGCGGGGTGGTCAGGACGGCCTCGATGTCGGCGCGCAGCTCGTCGAGGTCGACGGTCTTGAACGCCTCGCGGTAGTCGTACTCGGGGCCGTAGGGGTTCGTCGCGGGAGGGTTCTTCGCCAGCACGCGCAGGTTGAGCCGGCTGGGCCACCAGTTGCTCGCGGCCGATCCTGCGGCCCTGTTGGGGCCGCCGTGCACGACGGGGCAGGCGCCGGCGGCGGCTTCAGCCGCGGCTTCCTCCTGCGCGGTGGGGGTGTCGATGACGCCCTCGTTCATGTCGGTCATGATGTCCTCTCTTCGGGATCTTGGAATGAAAAGCAGTGTGCGGATGGGGCGGGCGCGGGCTGTATCAGGCCTCTTCGTCGCCGCAGGCGGAGCACCGGCCCCAGTACGTCACCTCAGCCGAGGAGATCGTGAACCCCCGGTCGTCCGACGGAGTGAGGCACGGCGCCGAGCCGATCGCGCAGTCGACATCCTGAACGGCACCGCAGCCGGTGCAGACCAGATGATGGTGGTTGTCGTCCACGCGCAACTCGAACAGCATGGGGTGCCCGGCCGGTTCGATGCGCCGCACCAGCCCGGCGGCGGCGAAGTCGCCGAGTGCGTTGTAGACGGACTGCATGCTGGTCGAGTCGACGTGCACGCGCACCCTCTCGTGCACCTCGTCCGCGCTGGAATGCGGGTGATCGCGGAGCGCGTCGTACACCGCACGCCGCGAGTCGGTGATCCTCAGACCGGCGCCGCGGATGGCGACCTCTGCAACGGCAGCGAGTGGGGCGGGCATGCACGACAGCCTAGCTGTTTTGATTGATTCAAGAAAGGGTGGGTTCTGCGGGCGTGTCGCGGGGCGGCGTGTCAAGCCTGTGCATCTGCTGGGAGTGCGGAATCATGTGAACGTCCGGCAACCGCCGTGGCTTCCACAAGGTAAGGACAGAGAAATGACTGATTCCCCGTCCCCGGCAGTCCCCGCGCTCGGCGCGAAGCTCGCTGCAGAGGGCTTCGGCACGTTCCTCCTGGTCTTCGGCGGCGTCGGCACCGCGGTGTTCGCGTCGAACCTCTACACCGACCCGTCGCCCAATGCCGGCGTCTATCTCCCGGTCGCGCTGGCGTTCGGCCTCACCGTGCTGGTCGGCGTCTACGCCTTCGGCCCGCTCTCCGGCGGCCACTTCAACCCCGCCGTCACTCTCGGCGTGGCCGCCGCCGGCCGCGTTCCCTGGCGGGATGTCGTGCCGTACATCGTCGCGCAGGTCGTGGGCGGTGCGATCGCTTCGACCCTGCTGGTGCTGATCGGCACGTTCGGCCCTGACGGCTGGCTCACCGGCGCTCAGGATGCCGGCTTCGCCAGCAACGGCTGGGGCGAGCACTCCCCCGGCGGCTTCGGCATGCCGGCCGCGATCATCATCGAGGTGATCCTGACCGGGATCTTCGTGCTGGTGATCCTGGGCGCGACGCACCCCGAGCGCGGCACGAAGTTCGCCGGAATCGCGATCGGCCTGTCGCTGACACTGATCCACCTGATCTCGATCCCGGTCGACAACACGTCGGTGAACCCGGCCCGTTCGATCGCCGCGGCGATCTACGGCGGCGTCGGCCCGCTCTCGCAGCTGTGGGTGTTCCTGGTGTTCCCGATCGTGGGTGCGCTGCTTGCCGGCTTCGCCTACAGGTCGCTGTTCGACAGCACGCAGAAGATCTGATCCGTGCGAAGACGGGAAGGGCCGGTGCGATACGCCGGCCCTTCCCGTCTTCTCGTCGTCAGCCTGCGACCAGTCGCGGGGTGCCCGCCTCGTACTCGAGCAGGTCACCGGTCTCCCCCGGCGGACGGCACGACCGCCCACGACCAGCATGTAGATCAGGAACAGCGCGAGCGCCGCGGCGCCGATGCCGAGCTTGACCGGCCAGGGCAGCCCCCAGCCGGTGACGAACCCCTCGACGAGCCCGGAGAGGAGCAGCGCGAAGATCAGGCCGACAGCCACCGTGGCCAGCGCTCGTCCCTCGGTCGCGAGCGCCTCCGCTCTGGTGCGCCGCCCCGGTGCGATCCAGGCCCAGAAGATGTGCAGGCCGGCCGCGCCGGCGACGAAGATGCAGGTGAGCTCCAGCATCCCGTGCGGAAGGATGTACAGCACCATCACGTCGAGCCGGCCGTGCGCGGCCATGATCGCGACGGCGACGCCGATGCTCACCGCGTTCTGCACCATCATGTACAGCGGCCAGATGCCGGTGATGCCGAACAGCACGCACTGCAGGGCGATCCAGGCGTTGTTCGTCCAGACCATGCCGGCGAACTCAGCAGCCGGGTTCTCGGTGTAGTAGCCGGTGAAGTCCGTCTCGGCGTACTGCTTCAGCAGATCCGGAGGACCCAGCGTCGCCACGCGCGCCGGATCGGATGCCACCCAGGCCGCCACGCCGGCGGCGACGAGGACGAACCCGATCGCGATGACGAGCGTCGTCCATCGCACGCGGTACAGCGCCGCAGGCAGCTGCGAGACGAAGAAGCGGCCGATCTGCGCGAGCACTCCGTCGGATGCACCGGTCAGGCGGAGTCTGGCCGTCCCGAGCACCGTGGAGACGTAGGCGCTCTGCGGCGACTCTCCGACGGAGGTCTTCAGCTCGGCGAGATCGGCCGACGCCGCGCGATACCGCACGATCAGCTCGTCGACCTCGGAACCGTCCAGATGACGGGTCCGGCTCAGCCGATCGAGGGCCTCCCACTCCTGGCGGCGCGCATCGGCGAGGGCATCGGCATCCACCTGATTTACTGTACTCATGTCCCTGCCGATCGACGCCTCCGAGGAGATCCTCTCCGGCGAGGCGGTCGCCATCGACGCCCAGCCGATCGGCTTCCTGCTGCGCGCGGCGGGGGCGATGATCGACATGGTGCTGGGCTTCGTGGTCTATCTCGCCTTCGTGTTCCTCAGCATCTGGCTGCTGGAACTCGGGCTGCTCGACGACGCGACGATGCGCATCTGTCAGGTCGCCGCGATCGTGGTGAGCTTCCTGGTGCTGCCGGTGACCGTCGAGGTGGCGATGCGCGGGCGGAGCCTGGGCAAGCTGACCGTCGGCGGACGCGTCGTGCGGGCCGACGGCGGCGCGATCGGCTTCCGGCACTCGTTCATCCGGGGTCTGCTCGGCGTGCTCGAGGTGTACATGACCCTCGGCAGCGTCGCGATCATCGCCGGCGCTCTCTCGCCGCGATCGCAGCGGCTCGGCGACCTCGTCGCCGGCACGTACAGCCAGCGCGTGCGCGTGCCCGTACTCGCATCCGCTCCCCCGCTGCTGCCTCCCGGGATGTCGGAATGGGCGCGGATCGCGGATGTCGCGCGGCTCCCGGACCGTCTGGCGCGACGCATCTCGCAGTTCCTGTCCAGTGCGGCCGTGCTCAGTCCGGCTGCGCGGATCCGCCTGGCCGACGAACTGGCGGCCGAGGCGGCCCCGTTCGTCTCGCCGATCCCGGCGGTCCCCTCGGAGACTCTGCTCGTCGCGGTCACCGTGCTGAGACGTGCGCGCGAGACACGGGCACTCGTGCTCGCCGATCAGCGCGCGGAGCGCCTCACCGGCCGGCGCGTGGGCGTCTGACCCGACGCGTCAGGCGCGCAGCGCCTCGTGCCGGACGACCAGCCAGCCCGCAGGCACCGAGAGGCGATCCGCATGCTGCGCACACAGGTCATGGGCGTGCGGATGCCCGGCGGGCCCCAGGGGTCCGAGCGCGGCCATCTGATCGCCGTAGTCGTACGTCAGGGTCGCGACCGCTTCGCGCGCGCAGCCCACCTTCGAGCACAGTCGTCCGTCCATCGCCTTCAGGCTACGCGCGCCGGGCGCGTACCCGCGGATGCCGCGCGGAGCGGATCCCTCCCTGTTGCGGGCGACGCTCCGGCACACCCGCGGATAGACTTCGGTACATGCCACGTCGTCGCTCCTCTCGCGCCACTGCCGCGCGTGGCGCCAGGCACGGCAGGCACGGCCGCCTCGGGCGCAGCGAGGTCGTGCGCCCGCCGCTGCCGCCGCTCGACGGTCGCATCGACCGGTTCGACCTGACCGTCGGCACCGCAGTGGAGTTCCTCCGCGGCGCCTGGCCAGAGCTTCGCGACGTGCGGTTCGAGATCGCTGCGATGC
It encodes:
- a CDS encoding Fur family transcriptional regulator, whose translation is MPAPLAAVAEVAIRGAGLRITDSRRAVYDALRDHPHSSADEVHERVRVHVDSTSMQSVYNALGDFAAAGLVRRIEPAGHPMLFELRVDDNHHHLVCTGCGAVQDVDCAIGSAPCLTPSDDRGFTISSAEVTYWGRCSACGDEEA
- a CDS encoding RDD family protein yields the protein MSLPIDASEEILSGEAVAIDAQPIGFLLRAAGAMIDMVLGFVVYLAFVFLSIWLLELGLLDDATMRICQVAAIVVSFLVLPVTVEVAMRGRSLGKLTVGGRVVRADGGAIGFRHSFIRGLLGVLEVYMTLGSVAIIAGALSPRSQRLGDLVAGTYSQRVRVPVLASAPPLLPPGMSEWARIADVARLPDRLARRISQFLSSAAVLSPAARIRLADELAAEAAPFVSPIPAVPSETLLVAVTVLRRARETRALVLADQRAERLTGRRVGV
- the aqpZ gene encoding aquaporin Z yields the protein MTDSPSPAVPALGAKLAAEGFGTFLLVFGGVGTAVFASNLYTDPSPNAGVYLPVALAFGLTVLVGVYAFGPLSGGHFNPAVTLGVAAAGRVPWRDVVPYIVAQVVGGAIASTLLVLIGTFGPDGWLTGAQDAGFASNGWGEHSPGGFGMPAAIIIEVILTGIFVLVILGATHPERGTKFAGIAIGLSLTLIHLISIPVDNTSVNPARSIAAAIYGGVGPLSQLWVFLVFPIVGALLAGFAYRSLFDSTQKI
- a CDS encoding DUF3499 family protein, yielding MDGRLCSKVGCAREAVATLTYDYGDQMAALGPLGPAGHPHAHDLCAQHADRLSVPAGWLVVRHEALRA